The Xanthomonas indica genome has a segment encoding these proteins:
- a CDS encoding alpha-ketoglutarate-dependent dioxygenase AlkB: MLFETLLAGTNWRQESVVVWGKSHQQPRLVAWMGDHSYTYSGLLLRPEPWAEDLKSVKAKIELEAGSNFNSALLNLYRNGLDRMAAHSDDEVELGPRPIIASLSLGATRRIRFLPKNKNSIYKAFSLDLPNGCLLLMKGETQKNWLHEIPKESKLINPRINITFRKVRPW, encoded by the coding sequence ATGCTCTTTGAGACTCTGTTGGCCGGCACTAATTGGCGGCAAGAATCAGTGGTTGTTTGGGGGAAAAGTCATCAACAACCCCGCCTAGTGGCCTGGATGGGAGATCATTCATATACTTATTCGGGTCTTTTACTGCGGCCAGAACCATGGGCTGAAGACCTTAAGTCTGTTAAGGCAAAGATTGAGCTCGAAGCTGGCTCAAATTTCAACAGTGCTCTTCTGAATCTATACCGAAACGGTCTTGATCGAATGGCCGCTCACAGTGACGACGAAGTTGAACTCGGGCCCCGTCCGATAATTGCTTCCCTAAGCTTGGGGGCAACACGAAGAATCCGTTTTTTGCCTAAGAATAAGAATTCAATATATAAAGCCTTTTCTCTGGATCTGCCTAACGGTTGTCTACTTCTAATGAAGGGGGAGACGCAGAAGAACTGGTTGCACGAAATTCCAAAGGAGTCAAAGCTCATAAATCCG